The genomic region AGTGTTAAATACTTGGATGTTACAAAATTGAATTGTTATTCGATAGGATAGTGATGTGTGAATTGGATAATTTACGGCAAGAGCGAGTGTTGTCCAATGTCGAAATAGAACGACAAATTCGCATATGATATTCATAGATTAAGTTTCTAAAATTTTTTAGTATGAATCGAAAAACCTAATATTATTTAGCTGATTATTCTGATGTCTCTACTTTCTGAATCACTGGTTGAGGAGTGGCTCAATCGAGCCGGATATTTCACGATTCGTGGTGTACGTTATGGGGTAAATGAAATAGATTTGCTTGCTGTGCGCCATACGGCACAAGGTATTGAAGCAAGGCATATTGAGGTCCAGATAAGCATCAATCCAATATCTTATATTTCACCACTTACCAAAGAACAATCTAAAACTCTTGGCAAGAACAGAACATCCTCTTGGACTAGGCCTTCTAATATTCTTGAAGAGTCGATATCAGCTTGGTTGGATAAGAAATTTTACTCACGCAGCAAGGAAGCCGCACGGGAAAAAGCATGGCCCGGTCTTAAGTGGTCGCTGGAGTTTGTACATGGTGAAGTTAGACATCAGGCTGAGCTTGAGGCTATTCGCGCGAATGGAATAAATACTATTTCATTTTTTACAATACTTTCTTCTCTCTGCCATGATCCGGCCTTTGCGTACAAAGGAGGTGCAGGTACAGACATTGCTGAAATGTTATCCTATTATGTCTGGCATAAAGAGAGTTGTGGTTCCGATTGAAAGAGTACTCAGTATGCTATATAACATTTCGATTAATAATCTTATCAATGTCTGATTATAAACCCAATGCCCCAAAACAACCTGCAAAATTGGTCACAACAAATCACCGAATCCAGCAATTCATTGGATCTCGAACCCGGCGTGTTCACTTGGAATGATCCGCGTAAAATCGCGTTGTCTTTGAAACATTCCGCTGACAGCAGTCAGCGGCGTAAGGTTGGATCATTTGCATCGGCGATGGCGATGCTTAATTTCTATATCAATCGGGCGGGAAAGCATTTGTCCGTACAGCAAAGGGAAGTTTTGGAGAAGACTAAGCATGAGTTGCGGGAATTGTATGGAAAATTACCCGTCAAGATGTGATGTTTTTTTATAATCTGTTTCTTCGTAATATATTATTAGCTTCATGAGTTATATCGATTTAAGCGACCATCAGTTCACTCCAAACGGTTATTGGAATCGATCGTTGGAAAACTCGAATCCACCGATAGCCCGGGAGCTTGCGCTGTTCGATCAGAACGGCTATGACCTGACCGATTTGGAACAACGCTATGCTGAGGTCAATTGCGCGCTTGCGAAAGCACACCGCGAGCATCGGCGTGCTTTAAAGTCACCTTGGTTCACGCAACCGGAACGGGTGGAAGGTGCCGTGTTGAATCACAGCTTGTTGTTTGAACGCAAAGGGTACAGCGGTGAAGCCTTGGAACAATTGAAGCAATGGGCGCAAGCGAACCCGCTGGTGTATAAAATTATCCGGATGCGCCCCAAGTGGGGGTTGGACTTCAGCATGGACTACGTGGATCGCGCTGGCAATGTATTTGAAGTGTTGCACTGGGAATATGATGGTTTTGACTTTGAGGAAGTGGAAACACGCAAACAGCAGTTGGAGCCCAAGCTTGCCGCTATCGATTGGGACGATGCTGCTGCCAGTATTCTGAAATTGAAAGATCAATGGCATCATCTGGATTTTTTTGCGCAAAGCGATTGGAGGTGCAATTACTTTGGTATTGCCAAAGAGCGCTTCAAGATGGTGATTTGGGAGTAAAAGAGCCCTTGATCAATGAATTCTCGGGCACTTCGGATTCAATCGTGTCAGCGATTACTTTTCAAGATGATTTGCGTAGGTAATTAATCAGCATTTCCTTAAGCCACCATATCGACCTTGCCTGTTTTCAGGTTGTAAACACCACCGACTACAAGAAGCTTTTTCTCCGCTACCAATCGACTGAGAATGGGGGTTTGCTTTTTCAATTCCTTCACATTTTGTATGACGTTCATTCTGACGACATCATCGATGCGGTTTTTCGATTGCTTGTCAATCGCTCTTACCGCCGGTGCTAAGGCACTGGCGATCGATTGAATATGCCCTGGAAATTGCGTGCTGTTATCTGAGGCGTCAATTGCAGCTTTGATCGCACCGCAGCTTTCATGACCCAATACCATGATCAGTGGAGTATGCAAAACAGCCGCTGCATATTCGAGTGTAGCAACAAAATCTGTTGTTAAATAATTTCCGGCAACCCGGGCGACAAACAAATCCCCCCGTTGCTCGTCAAAGCAGAATTCAGGGCTCACTCTTGAATCAGCGCAGCTTAATATACTGGCATAAGGATTCTGTCCTTTGACCAAAGCTGCGCGCTCATCTTTAAAATTCAATGGTGTGGAGAGGCCGGCAACATAACGATCATTACCCGCCATCAATCTTTCCAGGGCTGCTTCCGGTGTGAGTACATTTTCCGGTTGAGGTGGCGTCTTAATAACGCCTGATGTGGCTATGACCTGATGAGTTGCGGTGATTCCCAGTCCCAGCGCGGATGCCATGGTGAGCTTTAGAAATGAACGCCGTTGCTGATTTTGCTGCGGATTACTGTTTTCCGATGGGTTGGATAGTTTGCACACTTTTTGTTCTTTTCCTTAAAATAATAAATGTATGGATTGCTTCTATTGTATAAGAACATACAACGCTTGCGAATAAATGAAGCGAGAATAAGCATGCGGTGCTTTGAGAGAAATGTGTTTCCGTTTTTCTTCAGCATTGTGTCATGGGGGATACAGCCTTATTATCCCTCTTTAAATCCGGAAAGAAATTATGCGCTTGACTGTCGTCACATACGGAACCGAAGGGGATTCTCGCTCACTGGTCGGATTATGTCGTGGTTTGCTGGATGCAGGCCATGAAGTTCAGTTTTTGGCTGACCGATCCGCATTGGCGGCTGCGCAAGCGCAGGGAATTTCCTTCCATGCGTTGAGTGGCGATATGAAGGCAACGGTCGATCCCGAGGGAGCATTGTCGAAACTGATGCAGAAGGGCGGCGACGTTACGCAATTGGCCAAGGCAGTTGCACGTATTGCGGATGAGAATACGGTTGAATGGATGCGGGAAATTATCGCTCAAGCCCAATCTTCGGATGCGATCCTGTTTTCAGGCATTGCGAGTTATGTCGGGTTATCGGTAGCGGAATATTTGCATATCCCTGCTATTGGACTGGGTCTCTGGCCGATGTCACCGACCCGCGCATTTCCATCTCCGTTGCTGCCACCCTGGCAGATGCCTGGTTGGTTGAATCTGTTGAGTCATCATGCGATTAATGCGCTCATGTGGTGGTCATTCCGCAAACGAATAAATGAGGCGCGACGCGAGGTGTGCGGACAAATGCCGCGTCAGCAGATGTGGCGTGATTATCTGGTACTTTATGGCGTTTCTCGCTACCTTATACAGCAGCCAGTCGACTGGCCCGAGATGTGGAAAATATGCGGTGCATGGTTTGTCGATTCCGGAGCCTGGGAACCGCCAGCAGCTTTGGCTGAGTTTTTGAATGCCGGCGAGGCGCCTATTTATGTCGGCTTCGGCAGCATGGGTGGATTCGATCGGGAAAAACTTCTCACTGCGATTGTGCAAGCGATAGACGGAAGACGTGCATTGTTTTATCCGGGATGGAGCGGTATTAATCCTGTAGAGCTGCCGGGAAATTTTCATGTGGTTGGTGATACGCCGCATCATTGGCTGTTTCCTAGAGCCTCGATGGTGATTCATCATGGCGGTGCGGGTACATCGCATACCGCATCCCGTGCCGGAGTACCGTCAGTCGTTATCCCATTTACCGGAGATCAATTCTTTTGGGCTGATAAATTGGCTTCAGCCGGGATTGCACCAAAGTACGCGCACCATACCCAGATTAATGCGCAGAAACTTTCCAGTATGATCGACTTTGCGGCCAAACCCGACGTAGCCGGGCGCGCGAAAGTGCTGGGGACAGCGATGGCGCAGGAAGAGGGTGTTGCATGCGCAGTACGGTACATTGAAAGACACATGACCAAAGGGGTTTGATTTCCACGGGCTTCGCAATAGATCATGATTTACAGGAGAAAATAATGATGCGTAAAAAGATTCTTGTTGTTCTTACCAGCGTTGAGAAATATCCCAATTTGAAACGGGCTACGGGTTTGTGGCTTGCTGAGGCTGTTCATTTTGTCAAAAAAGTAGAAGAAGCGGGTTATGAAGTGGATTATGTCAGCCCGGCAGGGGGGTATACGCCGATTGATCCGCATAGCCTTGCGATGGCGGATGATACGGATTGGGATTGGTATCACGATAAAGCGTTCATGAACCGCCTCGGTGCAACACTGAAACCAATCGACATCAACCCGAATGATTATATTGCAATTTATTTTTCCGGGGGGCATGGTGTTATCTGGGATTTTCCGGACAATGAAGCATTGCAATCGATCAGTCGCAAAATTTATGAGAATGGGGGTTATGTGTCATCGGTTTGCCATGGTGCAGCGGGTTTGTTGAATATCAAACTTTCTGATGGCAGCTTGCTCGTGAAAGGGAAGAAAGTCACCGGTTTTTCAAACGAAGAGGAAAAGCTTGCCGAACTGGATCAATATGTGCCCTTTCTGACCGAAACGGAATTGATCAAGCGCGGCGCGGTTTATCAGAAAGCGACTGAGCCCTGGGCGGTGTTTGCGGTGCAGGATGAAAGACTGATTAGCGGGCAGAATCCGGCTTCTGGTGCTGCTGTAGCCGAGTTGTTGATAAAGACTTTGGAGTGAAGAGATGATTGATAGGACATTTTGTTTTTCCAATCAGATCATCTTGCAGCCTACCCACGAGCTTTTGATGTTCGGCAAAAAGTATTAAACAATCATGTATTACAAACCGGTTTTTAGCATCATCGCCATTGCGCTCACATTGATAGCTTTTATTCCCTATATCCGTGCGATTCTGAATGATACGGTCAAGCCGCATGTGTTTTCCTGGATTATTTGGGGTGCAACGACGTTGCTGATTTTTCTGGCGCAGCTTGAGGATAAGGGTGGCGCAGGCACATGGCCGATTGGTGTTTCAGCGGGTATTACAATATTCATTGCTTATCTGGCTTATTTGAAACGTGCAGACGTAAGCATTACCCGAACGGATTGGTTATTTTTTATTTCAGCGCTGTCTGCGTTGCCATTGTGGTATTTGACATCCGATCCGTTATGGGCGGTCGTGTTGCTGACAGCGATCGATGTCGTCGGATTCGGGCCTACCGTCAGAAAAGTCTATCATTTTCCTTATTCGGAATCATTGCTGTTTTTTGCCCTATTCACGGTGCGTAATACACTGGTGATGCTGGCACTGGAAAATCTTTCGGTTACAACGCTATTATTCCCTGCCGTCATGGCGGCGGTGTGTGTTTTTTTGATCGCTTTAATTTCGTATCGCAGGCGGGTTCTTGCAACGCTCAAAATAGAATCGGTTTGATACGGAAGCGATTCAAGATACTCTATTGCCGTGCTATGATGGAATGCAAGCCCGTTGAGGGGAAACGGTTTCCGTTATCCAATTCCGCTTATCTGCAGGGAGGTGATCATGGCTGATATTTTCTTTGACGTAAACAGCAATATCCGTGCGGTGGGTTCTATCCGCCGCGGCGTCGATGGCAATCCGCAATCCCTCGATGCATCCATTGCGGATGGCGATACCATTGGTTTTCATTGTGCCGGTAGTGGATCGTTGCGTTTTTTAGGTGTGGATACGCCGGAAAAGAATTTTCAACTTCCAGGCTCATCCGCACATCGTCGTCTTGATTCGGAGGAATGGGAAAATTATTTGACGGATCCTTTCCTACCTCACTTGGGCCCTTATAATCTTGATGCTGATCTTATCGCTTACTTGCGTCCCCGCCT from Nitrosomonas ureae harbors:
- a CDS encoding type 1 glutamine amidotransferase domain-containing protein — its product is MMRKKILVVLTSVEKYPNLKRATGLWLAEAVHFVKKVEEAGYEVDYVSPAGGYTPIDPHSLAMADDTDWDWYHDKAFMNRLGATLKPIDINPNDYIAIYFSGGHGVIWDFPDNEALQSISRKIYENGGYVSSVCHGAAGLLNIKLSDGSLLVKGKKVTGFSNEEEKLAELDQYVPFLTETELIKRGAVYQKATEPWAVFAVQDERLISGQNPASGAAVAELLIKTLE
- a CDS encoding carbonic anhydrase, whose protein sequence is MCKLSNPSENSNPQQNQQRRSFLKLTMASALGLGITATHQVIATSGVIKTPPQPENVLTPEAALERLMAGNDRYVAGLSTPLNFKDERAALVKGQNPYASILSCADSRVSPEFCFDEQRGDLFVARVAGNYLTTDFVATLEYAAAVLHTPLIMVLGHESCGAIKAAIDASDNSTQFPGHIQSIASALAPAVRAIDKQSKNRIDDVVRMNVIQNVKELKKQTPILSRLVAEKKLLVVGGVYNLKTGKVDMVA
- a CDS encoding DUF3175 domain-containing protein, translating into MPQNNLQNWSQQITESSNSLDLEPGVFTWNDPRKIALSLKHSADSSQRRKVGSFASAMAMLNFYINRAGKHLSVQQREVLEKTKHELRELYGKLPVKM
- a CDS encoding glycosyltransferase, whose translation is MRLTVVTYGTEGDSRSLVGLCRGLLDAGHEVQFLADRSALAAAQAQGISFHALSGDMKATVDPEGALSKLMQKGGDVTQLAKAVARIADENTVEWMREIIAQAQSSDAILFSGIASYVGLSVAEYLHIPAIGLGLWPMSPTRAFPSPLLPPWQMPGWLNLLSHHAINALMWWSFRKRINEARREVCGQMPRQQMWRDYLVLYGVSRYLIQQPVDWPEMWKICGAWFVDSGAWEPPAALAEFLNAGEAPIYVGFGSMGGFDREKLLTAIVQAIDGRRALFYPGWSGINPVELPGNFHVVGDTPHHWLFPRASMVIHHGGAGTSHTASRAGVPSVVIPFTGDQFFWADKLASAGIAPKYAHHTQINAQKLSSMIDFAAKPDVAGRAKVLGTAMAQEEGVACAVRYIERHMTKGV